A window of the Lactuca sativa cultivar Salinas chromosome 5, Lsat_Salinas_v11, whole genome shotgun sequence genome harbors these coding sequences:
- the LOC111878100 gene encoding membrane-bound O-acyltransferase gup1 isoform X1 has protein sequence MNNSWKQRELVFILVYAAIFYIIVIRYSLQLSHDNYNKLYGLRPGLISTQLNDASDAQWRNFRSNLPILTFVFGVFTLMANTVRACYDLKAEGMSVVWLLISLAYLSYLHGAFIFFILAIASTNFLLVKIFGRTKYFPFILWVFNLSFLLCNRVYEGYSFASFGDRWAHLDKFKGTFRWHICFNFVVLRMISFGYDYHWSDHNPYVDQEKHIRHCNTCSSGKTCYRMLQERSVGIDKLSYTIYLCYLLYAPLYIAGPIISFNAFASQLDTPQKSYSLKQVAWYGFRWVLSLLLMEIMTHFFYYNAFAISGIWKQLSPMEVFIIGYGVLNFMWLKFFLIWRYFRFWALVSGIEAPENMPRCVNNCYNLESFWKNWHASFNKWLVRYMYIPLGGSGRKLLNVWVVFTFVAIWHDLEWKLLSWAWLTCIFFIPEMILKSAASSFKADNVFKEFILRELSAVAGAITIACLMVANLVGFVIGPSGISWLKSVFLQTEGLPTLFGLLVTFYVGTKLMFHVSDTKQRTHQS, from the exons ATGAATAATTCCTGGAAGCAAAGAGAGCTCGTATTTATACTTGTTTATGCAGCTATCTTCTACATCATCGTTATTCGGTATTCCCTGCAGCTGTCCCAtg ATAATTACAACAAGCTATATGGTCTACGGCCTGGATTGATCTCAACTCAACTTAAT GATGCCTCTGATGCACAATGGAGAAATTTCCGCAGTAATTTGCCGATTCTAACctttgtttttggagtttttacaTTGATGGCTAACACTGTAAGGGCATGCTATGATTTAAAGGCAGAGGGGATGTCTGTTGTTTGGCTTTTGATTTCATTGGCATATTTGTCATATCTCCATGGAGCATT CATCTTTTTTATCCTTGCAATTGCATCAACGAATTTCCTTTTGGTTAAG ATATTTGGACGCACAAAATACTTCCCATTTATACTTTGGGTCTTCAACTTATCATTTCTTCTTTGTAACCGTGTTTATGAGGGATACTCATTCGCCAGTTTTGG AGATCGTTGGgctcacttggataagtttaaggGTACCTTTAGATGGCATATCTGCTTTAACtttg TTGTTTTGCGCATGATAAGCTTTGGGTATGACTACCATTGGTCAGATCATAATCCTTATGTTGATCAAGag AAGCACATCCGACACTGCAACACATGTTCTTCAGGAAAAACATGTTACAGAATGTTACAG GAGAGAAGTGTGGGGATTGACAAGTTGTCATATACCATATACCTATGTTATTTGCTATATGCACCTCTCTATATTGCTGGACCTATTATAAGCTTCAATGCATTTGCTTCCCAG CTGGATACACCTCAGAAGAGTTATTCACTGAAACAAGTGGCTTGGTATGGTTTTCGTTGGGTCCTTAGCCTCTTACTTATGGAAATCATGACACACTTTTTCTATTACAATGCCTTTGCCATCAG TGGAATCTGGAAACAGTTATCACCTATGGAAGTCTTCATTATTGGATATGGG GTCCTAAACTTCATGTGGCTCAAATTTTTCCTCATATGGCGTTACTTCCGATTTTGGGCACTG GTAAGTGGGATTGAAGCCCCTGAGAATATGCCACGGTGTGTAAACAACTGCTACAACTTGGAAAGCTTTTGGAAAAATTGGCATGCTTCCTTCAACAAATGGCTTGTCAG gtatatGTACATTCCTCTTGGGGGATCTGGAAGGAAGCTTTTAAATGTGTGGGTTGTCTTCACATTTGTTGCCATATGGCATGATCTTGAATG GAAACTTCTGTCATGGGCATGGTTAACATGCATATtctttattcctgaaatgattttgAAATCAGCAGCGTCTTCTTTTAAG GCTGATAACGTATTTAAGGAGTTTATTTTGCGTGAGCTTAGTGCAGTTGCTGGTGCTATCACAATCGCATGTCTCATG GTGGCTAACCTTGTGGGCTTTGTCATCGGACCATCGGGCATAAGTTGGCTAAAATCTGTATTTCTTCAGACAGAAG GACTACCCACTCTTTTTGGCTTGCTTGTAACATTTTATGTGGGCACAAAG CTTATGTTCCATGTATCTGATACGAAGCAAAGGACACATCAAAGTTAA
- the LOC111878100 gene encoding membrane-bound O-acyltransferase gup1 isoform X2: MEKFPHIFFILAIASTNFLLVKIFGRTKYFPFILWVFNLSFLLCNRVYEGYSFASFGDRWAHLDKFKGTFRWHICFNFVVLRMISFGYDYHWSDHNPYVDQEKHIRHCNTCSSGKTCYRMLQERSVGIDKLSYTIYLCYLLYAPLYIAGPIISFNAFASQLDTPQKSYSLKQVAWYGFRWVLSLLLMEIMTHFFYYNAFAISGIWKQLSPMEVFIIGYGVLNFMWLKFFLIWRYFRFWALVSGIEAPENMPRCVNNCYNLESFWKNWHASFNKWLVRYMYIPLGGSGRKLLNVWVVFTFVAIWHDLEWKLLSWAWLTCIFFIPEMILKSAASSFKADNVFKEFILRELSAVAGAITIACLMVANLVGFVIGPSGISWLKSVFLQTEGLPTLFGLLVTFYVGTKLMFHVSDTKQRTHQS, from the exons ATGGAGAAATTTCCGCA CATCTTTTTTATCCTTGCAATTGCATCAACGAATTTCCTTTTGGTTAAG ATATTTGGACGCACAAAATACTTCCCATTTATACTTTGGGTCTTCAACTTATCATTTCTTCTTTGTAACCGTGTTTATGAGGGATACTCATTCGCCAGTTTTGG AGATCGTTGGgctcacttggataagtttaaggGTACCTTTAGATGGCATATCTGCTTTAACtttg TTGTTTTGCGCATGATAAGCTTTGGGTATGACTACCATTGGTCAGATCATAATCCTTATGTTGATCAAGag AAGCACATCCGACACTGCAACACATGTTCTTCAGGAAAAACATGTTACAGAATGTTACAG GAGAGAAGTGTGGGGATTGACAAGTTGTCATATACCATATACCTATGTTATTTGCTATATGCACCTCTCTATATTGCTGGACCTATTATAAGCTTCAATGCATTTGCTTCCCAG CTGGATACACCTCAGAAGAGTTATTCACTGAAACAAGTGGCTTGGTATGGTTTTCGTTGGGTCCTTAGCCTCTTACTTATGGAAATCATGACACACTTTTTCTATTACAATGCCTTTGCCATCAG TGGAATCTGGAAACAGTTATCACCTATGGAAGTCTTCATTATTGGATATGGG GTCCTAAACTTCATGTGGCTCAAATTTTTCCTCATATGGCGTTACTTCCGATTTTGGGCACTG GTAAGTGGGATTGAAGCCCCTGAGAATATGCCACGGTGTGTAAACAACTGCTACAACTTGGAAAGCTTTTGGAAAAATTGGCATGCTTCCTTCAACAAATGGCTTGTCAG gtatatGTACATTCCTCTTGGGGGATCTGGAAGGAAGCTTTTAAATGTGTGGGTTGTCTTCACATTTGTTGCCATATGGCATGATCTTGAATG GAAACTTCTGTCATGGGCATGGTTAACATGCATATtctttattcctgaaatgattttgAAATCAGCAGCGTCTTCTTTTAAG GCTGATAACGTATTTAAGGAGTTTATTTTGCGTGAGCTTAGTGCAGTTGCTGGTGCTATCACAATCGCATGTCTCATG GTGGCTAACCTTGTGGGCTTTGTCATCGGACCATCGGGCATAAGTTGGCTAAAATCTGTATTTCTTCAGACAGAAG GACTACCCACTCTTTTTGGCTTGCTTGTAACATTTTATGTGGGCACAAAG CTTATGTTCCATGTATCTGATACGAAGCAAAGGACACATCAAAGTTAA